The genome window TTAACTTCAGAAGCTCATTGTTTATCATGGAAGATTCTGTGAAGAACTGAAGTTCGCCTATTTGTGTGCAGCTAAGCGTATCCATGTATGTATAAACGGGTTCAATGATTCTTTTTTTGTTCGTAAGTTCGGATAAAACTTTCCTTGAAACACCTCAATTTACAGCAGCTTCAGTTACAGTCAGCCCAAGAGCTTTTTCCGTGGTGATTTAGTGGGAATAGAGAGATGTATTTCTCTTTTATGTGATCATTCTGATGAGGTTCCTCTGGCATATCTTGTTTTCGAAATGTATGAATTGGGCTGGAGAACAATGTCCACGAGGTGAAGCCTGTAGCGCTGTAGAGTATATATCTCTTGTTATATGCTTTTAATTTTATTCAATTGATTTATCTACCCAATTTGTCAGCTTGATTTCAAATCCATTTTTTTTATAGAGATCCTGTGCGGGAATATTATTCACCCCGGTAATACATGCTATATATTTAATATTTAGACTCTTTGACCATTTTTCAATAAACGCCAGTATTTCTGAAGCAATATTTTGTTTTCTGAAATTGGGGCTAACATAAAGCTCATTCATCCATAAGTAATCTGCTCCAGATTCTAGTCCAGCACAAATATTTCCAAATGCAAACGCTACAATAGTATTGTTTTGTGTATAGAGAAAAAAAATGGAATGGTTGGAATCAGCAAGAGCATTCTCTACTGACCTATCCCCAATAATTAGTACCACAATCTAGATTAGTTTTCAGCCAACAAATACAATGGAGGCTGATATGAAAAAGAGATTTACAGAAGAACAGATTGTAAGAATTCTGGGTGAACAAAAACTAGGAAAGAAGATTAAGGACATTGCCCGAGAATATGGGATTAGCGAGAATACTTTTTATATTTGGAAGAAAAAATATGGAGATATGTCTTCAAAAGAAATAGCTAGGTTAAAGCAGCTTGAACAGGAAAATGAAAATCTTAAAAAGCTTGTTGCAAACTTATCTCTGGATAATATGGCTCAAAAGGAAATCATAAAAAAGTTCTGCGACCCGGAGTAAAAAAAGATGCTGTTAAGCATGTTACAAAATGCTTCGGGTTATCCATCAGACGAGCATGCCGTTTAGTTCAAATACCACGATCTACATACCTTTATGATTCAAGGCCAAATGATGATGGTGAAATCATTAAGGAGATATATAAGATTCTGAAAAGAAATTCAAAATATGGCTGTGGAATGATCCATTTGAAATTGAGACAGAATAATATGTCTATAAACCATAAGCGGACGGAGAGGATCTATAACGAGCTAGGATTGCAACTTAAAAGACGAAAGCGTAGGAAGAAGATTTCATCAGAAAATAGAGAGCCTGCTGTAATTCCTAAGACTCCTGGTAAGTTATGGGCAAATGATTTTGTTAGTGACTCCATTGCCAGTCAGAGAAAACTCAAAATCCTGACTGTGATTGATCCAACGACAAACAGATCGCCAATCATTCATGCCGGATTTTCAATAAATGGGAGGCATGTTTCTGAGATCCTAGATAGAGCTGGAGAGAAATATGGATATCCCGAAACTTTACAGTGTGACAATGGACCAGAGTTTAGAAGCAAAGAACTAGATAAATGGTGTTATGAGAAAGGAATCAGAATAAGTTTTTCAAGGCCAGGAAAGCCAACCGACAACTGCTATATTGAGAGCTTCAATGGGACATTCAGAAATGAATGCTTAAATTCCCATTATTTTGAATCAATCAATGATGCTAGAGATATAATTGAAAATTGGTGGACTGAATACAATACTGAAAGGCCACAAAAACGATTAAAAGGAATGACACCGATAGAGTTTGAGAGTAAGCTAAATGAGTTGAAAACTAAACCTGCTGCTGGTCGAATCTAGGGGATAGGTCAGTGATCGGTTAGGTCAATATAGCATAAGAATTATTGATCAATGGAGAGTTTGTTTAAATCGGAATGAAGGTTCTCCATCTGAAGTAGTGATAATTGATTATCATTAGGAGATTAAGATGAACAGAATACCCGATATTACTCCCGGTGAGATCCTGAATGAGGAATTCTTGATACCTATGAGTATTACTGCGTATCGTTTATCGAAAGATACAAATATGCCATCAACTCGAATATCTGAAATTTTAAAAGGTCGAAGAAAAATCACTGCTGATACCGCGCTAAGATTATCTGCCTATTTTGGTAATTCAGCAGAATTCTGGTTAGGAATACAAGATGAGTTTGACTTAAGAGTTGAAAGACTGAAAATTCAAGATGATCTCAAAAAAATCCCACATGCAGTAGCATCATAAACACCTGTATATCGAAGCTAATGATATCAGGTAACACTAATCATTTATGACATTGCTTTTCGAGGCACGGAAGCCGAGGTTTTTTTTAAAAAAATCACAAGACAGAAATTGCCTATAACGTCCCGCGAATATGCGAAGTTGAAGTGAAACTAAAGGAGTGTTTTGCGAATGCGCAAAACCGACGGTCTTTATTTTACTTCTTCGTAAGCTTCAATTTGGGCGAAGGAGCTTTGATAAGGATTGAGCTTGGAATTTGAAATATTAATGGGAGTTCCGAAGATGGAACTCTTCTGGAATGGTCTTGTCAGCAAAAGAAGAGCAGGAACATTGAGCCAGGTATGAATTTAATAGATCCTATTGATTGGATTCCTGTTTTTGACTTTGGGATTACTTCTAATACCAAACATAAAGAGGAGTATTTCAGCCTTTTTTATTAATCCTTTTGGTTGAAGAATAGAGGGATGCTAACTAGCTGCAGGATGAGTGAGAACAGAAGACCTGAGCTGACCGTGAGGGAGAGGGCCGGCAGCATCCCCCCCGATTCATAAGGTCTAAAGAAGAGGGGTATGAGTCCGGCCAGGGTGGTCAACCCGGCTATCACTAACGTGGGGCTGCACAGTTTTATCCTCTCAATGACCTCAGTATATGAGGGTTTCTTCTTTGAGTAATCACCAAATATTACAAGGCCGTTATTAATCAGAAGTCCGGTGTTTAAAATCAATGAAAAGAAAACAGGAGACGATAGGGGCATTCCGGATATTTTTAGGGCTGCAAGGCTGACTAAGTGGCACAATAGAATCTGTGAAAACAGGTACAGGGGCAAAAAAAATGATTCATAGAGAAAAAACAGCAATAGCAATAATAACATCAGTGAAATAAAGAGTGACTTGAATAAGCCTCTTATATAGTGTTGCTGAGCCCGTTCATTCTCTCCCCATTTCATTTTGATCCCCTCGGGTAAGGGGTTTTGGTTTAGAACCTGCTGGATTGTTTGAGAGAGGTTTTTCAGTTGACCGGTTTGTGCATCTGCCCGGTGAAGGAGTGAAAAACTGAGGCTCCTAAGACCATTTTCATGATAGATTACCCCATATGCCTTCTCATCAGAAAAATCTGTGAAGGATATAAGCGGCTCCACTGTATTGTTGGGAACCCTGAATCTTTTTAAATCCTGAAGACTCATCTCTTTGTCATCAGGATCAAATATATGAACATCATATACTCTCTGGTCCATTTGTTTTAATCCGGGAGGAAACCACTTTCCGAGAACGGGCCTGTTTAAATGTAGATCGAGGATGGAAGCAAGCTGCCCGGGGCTTAGACTTCCAGCTTCGAATCTCTCTATTTTAGGTGTCAGCAACACGAGGGATGGCTGTTTTTTGTAGTGCTGAATGACTGGGTTTCCCGTGATAAGATGAAAAGATTTTGCGAGATCTGAGGCCATTGCGTATAAGACCGATCTGTCATAACCTTCCAGAGAGATTACTGATTCAGCCCCATTGTCCCTACTTTGAAAATATAGAAACCCTTCAATGCCTGAAAGGGTCCTCCTGATCTTCTGTATAAGATCATTTCGTTGCCTCTCATCTTTTAAACGGATATGAAAATTTGCTTTTTCATCCCTGTAACTACTTGTATAGAATTCGGCATCATTCAAGTGGGACAGTTCTTCTTCAAAAAAGGACAGCTCTTCTATGATTTTATTTTTCCCAACACCTGCGGGGTACTCAATGCTGAAATGCAAAGAAGGATCGGGAAGGGGGAATTCCTGTGTTACAGTGATGTTCTGAATGGACAAAATACAAATTATAAACAGTATGAAAAGGGCTATACAGCTGATATATCTGAAATTGAACAATGGAATAAAGAGCCCCTCCAGGAGTTTTCTTCTGCTTTGTTTTCTTCCGGGATTTTTGATTTGAAGGATTCCATTCATGATGATCAGAATGTAGAAGACCGAAAGGATCAGGCTGAAGCAAAGAGCTCCAATGAGTCCCGAATTTTGTATTTTTACTTCATAGGGGGCAAAGAGGAAGGATGTGAAAACCAGTAGGGTCGAGATCAGAGAAAAGATAATTGGACGAAAAGACCTTGATCTCCCTCTTTCCAGGTATATGACACCGCTGTCTATGATCAGGCCTGTGGACAAGGCTAGTCCTGCCAGTACAAGAACATCGATCTCCCATCCAAATATACGAAATAGGGCGAGAGTTCCGGAGAGTGAAAAAGGAATATTGAGGCAGAGTATGATGCTGCTTTTTATATCTCCTAAAAGTAAAAAGGTAATGCCCATAACAGAGATAAGTGAGAAGATCAGTATCTGAAGAATTTCCTTGAGAGCTTGTTCTATAAGCATCCCTTTGTCATATAAAATTTGTGTCCTACCGAGCTGGGTCCGGATGCTCCGAAGCTGTCGGCATAGAGAAATGGTATTGGCATCGCCCGACTCTTTGATCCAAACCATCGGTTTTTCCTCGCCATTGACCCTGGACTGGATGGGCTGTATAGCATCACTCAGAACAATTTCCGAGATGTCTCCCATGCACATTCCTCTTGTTATTTGCTGTTTGTAGAAATCATCTATGGATGAATACCGGAAATCAAGGAGCAGAAGTTTTTGGCCTTGAATTTCCAGGCATCCAGGAAGGTTTTCCCGGTTAAGAATCTGAGCCATTTCACCTGTTGTTAGATTTATGGAATGAAGCATATCCTGTTTGACCTGGATATTTACATCCTTCTTCGGAACAACGCTAACATCTATCTGACCCACACCCTTTACCTGCTTGAACAGGGATTCTACTTTTTCCTCTGTTAGCCCGTATTCAGTTTGGAGTATGAAAACAGGCAAAGCATTGTTGTCATTTTTACTGATGCGTGGTTTTTGAGTCCTTTCTGGAAAATCCATTCTGTCCAGGATTTCCCTCAGTTCCAGATAGCATTTACCAAGATTTGCATCATCATCCAGAAACAGTGTGATCTGGGATTGTTCATCTTCTGAACGCGATATCATTTTCTTTACATGGTTCATTCTCAATAGGTTCGATTCCAGAGGATTTGTTATAAGAGTTTCAATTTGGTCCTGCCAGACCCCTTTGAGTTCGATACTGATTGACAAAATCTTTCTTCCGCTTTGTGGGTAATATGAAAATTGAAGTTCTGCAATGATCAGGACAAATAGAAGAGACAGGGTCAGAAGCAGAAGGACCGCTCTGTTTCTATGTGCTGAATCAATCATGTTTTTTAAAACATCTTATATAGAGGACCGGGATCAAAAACATCGTCAGAACTGCACCGGGAATCATGCCACCCAAAACGGCCAGGGGCATAGACAGTTGTGAATCACCACTTTTGAAGGATGTGATGATGATCGGGACTAAGGCAGCAATGGTCGTTAAGGCCGTAGCGCTAATTGGGCGAATCCGTTTTACCGATGAGGTGAGTACAGGGGCTAAAGACTCACTCTTATAAGAGGAAACGAGAAGGATCGCCCCATTGACGATGGTGCCCTGCAGTATGAGGAGTCCCATAAAAGAGTAGAGGTTTAAACTTTGGTTAAAGAGTTTTAATATACCAAAACTTCCGGGAAGGGATAGGGGAATGGAGCAAAAAAGAAGAAGGGCCTTTGGGATCGATCCCGATTGGATACCCAGTACGAGAAACATCAGAACCAGGGCAAACAGATAGAGTCTCATCAACTGTCCTTCTTCCCGATGGATGGTCTCGTTCATCTTTATGTCTGTGGGAAGTGCGTCTTTCAGTCCTTTCATCTCTGTCTCATCCAAGCCTGGCTGGATTGCCAGGATCGGCCTCATATACAGTCTGTTCAATCTGTACAATTCTGCAGAATTGGTCTTTTGTACTATTTTTCCCAGCTGTTCCAGCCTGATCCGGCTGGTTTCATTTTTGATTCCAATTTGAGCCAGGTCATCCCGGGTGCTGCGGTACTCTGTGGAGGCTCTCAGTAGAACCGGTGTTTTTTCATGATCATTGGACAGACGAATCTCTCCGGCTATTGAGCCTTGTATGTCCGCCGAGAGGGTTTTCAGTAGATCCATTCCTGCCAGTCCGGAGGCGTTCAGGCTCTCCTCATCAGCCATAAACTGGAAGACTGTCAAATGGCTGTTCTTCCGATCTTCAAAACCCTCTTCCAGTGTATAGTCCTCTAAAAGCTCCCTCTCCTGACACAACAAGAGGCTGTCTATATCCATGTCACCTCTTAACAGAGATTCGAACATGGACTGTTCTGCTTGGTAGTATTCCCCCGATGACAGGGACTTTTTAAACCCTCTTTCATCCACTTCTGAGTCGAATTGAATATGAATGTTGAGGTCATGAAGGCTGCGCCCCGCCTCTGATCTCCCTTTCAGGCGGTCAACATCAAAACCGGACTCCAGATACAGTTGTTTGATCCTATGATTTGTCATCAGGGTCCTTATTTTTTCTTGAGCCGCTTTTTGCACCGTCTCAAAGTCCATATCCCTATCTAAAGTCATAGATAGAATTCCCTTCTCTGAATTTTCGTCTGGAAGAATTTCAAGGGGAAGGCTGTGAAACAGAAGTACAGTGATGACAATCAATAAACATATGAAGATCCATAAGAGGCCTGTTTTCTTCACTGCTAAGGTTATGATTTTTTTGTAAACCCTCTGATCCTCTGTTTTACATTTTTCCTTCTTTTGTGGTTCACATAACAGGCTGAAACAGGCAGGGGTGAAGGAAAGGGAGACCGGGAGAGTCAGGATGACGGTCAGAAGGATTGTTACAATCAGATCATGGAATAAAACGGAGGTGATTCCCGGAACAAAAAGGGGCGGTAAAAAGACAATTATGGTCGTCAGGGCGGAGGTCAGTAGAGCCCGAAGGATGGTGGTTACTTTTCCTTCGGGCTGATTGATCTCTTCCAGAACGACAATATGCTGTCTGCAATGAGTCCGACGCTGACCACCATGCCCATTAAAGAGAGTGTGTTCAGCGAAATCTTGAGTAGGTGCATAAAAAAAAATACAAAGACCAGTGTGACCGGAATACTCAAGGATGTGATCAGGGGAATGAACGCTGTTCTGTAGAGTACAAAGAGAACGGCTGTTGCGGCTGCCAGTCCCCAAAAGAGGGTCATCAGCAGATTCTGGAAAGATTTTTTAATACTGGTACCTGATTCTTCCAGCAGAACAATTTCAAGACGGTCTTCGTACTCCTTCTGGAGTTCTGTAACACGATTTAAAATGGAGTCTACAGCCTGTATGGTTCCCGATGAAGCCTTCTTGTAAAGGTCTAAGCCCATACCCGGTTTATCATCGAGTAAGAACAGGGATGTTGGTTCCTGGCAATCCAGGGAAAGGGAGGCAATATCCGAGATGGCTATCCCCCTCCCCGGAAAGGGGTGGAGATCTTTCAGTCCCTGAAGGCTTGAAAGACCTGTATCAATTTTTACAAGACGTTTAATTCCGGAGTCTGAAATTTCACCGATGCTCCGGCTGACCAGGTATCCGGAAAGCGCTTGCGAGCATTCATTCACGGTCAGGTTCATTGTTTCGAGTGAATTCATATCCAGATCGATGTGAACAACTGGTTTTCTAAGGCCCTTAAATTCAACAAGAGACACATCATCCAGCCATTGAAACTCTCCCCGAATTTCGTTGTGAACGAGGTTGTAAAGTTCTTCAATTTTGTATTGCCCATGGGGTATGAGAGCCAGGGTCACGCAGGGCCTGTCGGATAAGTCGGATGTGTAGACTACAGGCTTTTTCACTCCCTGGGGAAGTTGGGGATAGAGGGTATCTATGCTTTCACGGATCTCCACTGAGGCCTGTGATAGGTCGGCTTTCCAATCAAAGGTTAAGCTGACAGAACTTGTTCCTGCCTTGGATACGGAATTCATTGCTTTAATATCCCTGACCGTGGACAGTGCATTTTCCATGGGAATGGTAACAAGCTGTTCCATTTCTTCGGGAGGAAACCCCGAAAAGGCTGCCGCAATTCGTATTTCTGGTACTTTAAGTGCGGGAAGCTCCTCTCTAGGCAGTTCAAAAAATGAGATGACACCAAAGAGAATCATCCCCGTCCAGGCCATGAGAACGGAAATAGGATGATCTTGGGCCCAGAGATGAAGGTTCATGGCTGATTCACAGTCATTGTCCAGGGATCTACCAGAGGATTGCCCAGGGTGTCCGTCAGAGATTCGGACAGGGAGAAGGTAATCACCCCGGGAAGTCCTGAATCAACAATATCCAGATGGATTCTAATCAGACTTTCATTGGATGCGGGTATTCTCACAGGTTCCGGGTTGAGCGTTCCATGGTACAGTTCATATTCAGTCGGCACAAAACTCACAACCGATGAATCGATGCCAAAGGCATCCATAAACGCAAATTGACTGATCTCTCCTGCGGGTGAGCGGGAAAAGAGAAAATCCAGGAAGGCCGTTGAAGAATCTATAGCCCCCAGAGCCGAGTTCAGACTCAGAATCTGAGGATTCCCGGTGGCACTGTCGGCGCAAAAAGACAAGGACAGTACTTCTGGAGGACGGCTTTTCTCACCATTTACCAAAAGAAGGAATTTCTCATCCATTATTGTCATCTCATAGTCGTACTCCCAATGGAGAGATTCAAAACGGAGGGTAAAATCCTGACAGTTGCTGTCCCATGTCACATTGTAAGGGGAGTCTGGAAGAAGGTTTATAAAATTGAGCCGTTCTTCTTCATTCAGGGGCTTATCCATATGCCCTGTAATCTCATCATCTTTTTCCACACCCGGATGGATCTCTCCCGGGAGAAGAGGCGTTCCACTTGAGGTCAGGAGGAGATATTCCAGAACGGGATCTTCCCGTACGGGGACTTTGTAAGAAAGATTCACATCTCTGTCCATCGGGTTCCCCCATGGGTCCATCAGGGATTTTGATATAGTCATATCGTATATTTCTCCCGGTTTAAAATCTTCCAGAGGATGGAAAATGACCGAAGTATCCATCCATTGGAGGTAAAACTTCAAATTCGGGGATATTGAAAAAGCCTCTATGAAGCTCTGCTGATCCAGGGGCTCAGAAAACTCAAGGGTAAACTCTTGCCTGAGATCTGTAATGTTCGAACTGTCGGTGGGGAAGGCGCTTATAAAAAAGGGCGGGTCCTGGTCCTCTCCCGTAAAAAAATTTGCAGACCATTCATGAGGCAAGGAGTTGCCGTATCTGTCTTCGGCTGTATCTTGAAGATTCAGACGGTAAGATTTGTTCTCCTGAAATCCCAGATAGGGCCGGAATCTCATTTTCTTTTCATCCCATGTA of Oceanispirochaeta crateris contains these proteins:
- a CDS encoding Ig-like domain-containing protein, producing the protein MLCLPFFTNCRFMEEFRHMDTPVVEAWFPGEGFQDGTQVQEVSLIFSTKMDRNLSEKAFSLTEDALEIQGFFTWDEKKMRFRPYLGFQENKSYRLNLQDTAEDRYGNSLPHEWSANFFTGEDQDPPFFISAFPTDSSNITDLRQEFTLEFSEPLDQQSFIEAFSISPNLKFYLQWMDTSVIFHPLEDFKPGEIYDMTISKSLMDPWGNPMDRDVNLSYKVPVREDPVLEYLLLTSSGTPLLPGEIHPGVEKDDEITGHMDKPLNEEERLNFINLLPDSPYNVTWDSNCQDFTLRFESLHWEYDYEMTIMDEKFLLLVNGEKSRPPEVLSLSFCADSATGNPQILSLNSALGAIDSSTAFLDFLFSRSPAGEISQFAFMDAFGIDSSVVSFVPTEYELYHGTLNPEPVRIPASNESLIRIHLDIVDSGLPGVITFSLSESLTDTLGNPLVDPWTMTVNQP
- a CDS encoding efflux RND transporter permease subunit, with the translated sequence MVVLEEINQPEGKVTTILRALLTSALTTIIVFLPPLFVPGITSVLFHDLIVTILLTVILTLPVSLSFTPACFSLLCEPQKKEKCKTEDQRVYKKIITLAVKKTGLLWIFICLLIVITVLLFHSLPLEILPDENSEKGILSMTLDRDMDFETVQKAAQEKIRTLMTNHRIKQLYLESGFDVDRLKGRSEAGRSLHDLNIHIQFDSEVDERGFKKSLSSGEYYQAEQSMFESLLRGDMDIDSLLLCQERELLEDYTLEEGFEDRKNSHLTVFQFMADEESLNASGLAGMDLLKTLSADIQGSIAGEIRLSNDHEKTPVLLRASTEYRSTRDDLAQIGIKNETSRIRLEQLGKIVQKTNSAELYRLNRLYMRPILAIQPGLDETEMKGLKDALPTDIKMNETIHREEGQLMRLYLFALVLMFLVLGIQSGSIPKALLLFCSIPLSLPGSFGILKLFNQSLNLYSFMGLLILQGTIVNGAILLVSSYKSESLAPVLTSSVKRIRPISATALTTIAALVPIIITSFKSGDSQLSMPLAVLGGMIPGAVLTMFLIPVLYIRCFKKHD
- a CDS encoding transposase, with the translated sequence MKKRFTEEQIVRILGEQKLGKKIKDIAREYGISENTFYIWKKKYGDMSSKEIARLKQLEQENENLKKLVANLSLDNMAQKEIIKKFCDPE
- a CDS encoding GNAT family N-acetyltransferase, whose amino-acid sequence is MVLIIGDRSVENALADSNHSIFFLYTQNNTIVAFAFGNICAGLESGADYLWMNELYVSPNFRKQNIASEILAFIEKWSKSLNIKYIACITGVNNIPAQDLYKKNGFEIKLTNWVDKSIE
- a CDS encoding efflux RND transporter permease subunit, with amino-acid sequence MIDSAHRNRAVLLLLTLSLLFVLIIAELQFSYYPQSGRKILSISIELKGVWQDQIETLITNPLESNLLRMNHVKKMISRSEDEQSQITLFLDDDANLGKCYLELREILDRMDFPERTQKPRISKNDNNALPVFILQTEYGLTEEKVESLFKQVKGVGQIDVSVVPKKDVNIQVKQDMLHSINLTTGEMAQILNRENLPGCLEIQGQKLLLLDFRYSSIDDFYKQQITRGMCMGDISEIVLSDAIQPIQSRVNGEEKPMVWIKESGDANTISLCRQLRSIRTQLGRTQILYDKGMLIEQALKEILQILIFSLISVMGITFLLLGDIKSSIILCLNIPFSLSGTLALFRIFGWEIDVLVLAGLALSTGLIIDSGVIYLERGRSRSFRPIIFSLISTLLVFTSFLFAPYEVKIQNSGLIGALCFSLILSVFYILIIMNGILQIKNPGRKQSRRKLLEGLFIPLFNFRYISCIALFILFIICILSIQNITVTQEFPLPDPSLHFSIEYPAGVGKNKIIEELSFFEEELSHLNDAEFYTSSYRDEKANFHIRLKDERQRNDLIQKIRRTLSGIEGFLYFQSRDNGAESVISLEGYDRSVLYAMASDLAKSFHLITGNPVIQHYKKQPSLVLLTPKIERFEAGSLSPGQLASILDLHLNRPVLGKWFPPGLKQMDQRVYDVHIFDPDDKEMSLQDLKRFRVPNNTVEPLISFTDFSDEKAYGVIYHENGLRSLSFSLLHRADAQTGQLKNLSQTIQQVLNQNPLPEGIKMKWGENERAQQHYIRGLFKSLFISLMLLLLLLFFLYESFFLPLYLFSQILLCHLVSLAALKISGMPLSSPVFFSLILNTGLLINNGLVIFGDYSKKKPSYTEVIERIKLCSPTLVIAGLTTLAGLIPLFFRPYESGGMLPALSLTVSSGLLFSLILQLVSIPLFFNQKD
- a CDS encoding IS3 family transposase — translated: MRPGVKKDAVKHVTKCFGLSIRRACRLVQIPRSTYLYDSRPNDDGEIIKEIYKILKRNSKYGCGMIHLKLRQNNMSINHKRTERIYNELGLQLKRRKRRKKISSENREPAVIPKTPGKLWANDFVSDSIASQRKLKILTVIDPTTNRSPIIHAGFSINGRHVSEILDRAGEKYGYPETLQCDNGPEFRSKELDKWCYEKGIRISFSRPGKPTDNCYIESFNGTFRNECLNSHYFESINDARDIIENWWTEYNTERPQKRLKGMTPIEFESKLNELKTKPAAGRI
- a CDS encoding efflux RND transporter permease subunit, with amino-acid sequence MNLHLWAQDHPISVLMAWTGMILFGVISFFELPREELPALKVPEIRIAAAFSGFPPEEMEQLVTIPMENALSTVRDIKAMNSVSKAGTSSVSLTFDWKADLSQASVEIRESIDTLYPQLPQGVKKPVVYTSDLSDRPCVTLALIPHGQYKIEELYNLVHNEIRGEFQWLDDVSLVEFKGLRKPVVHIDLDMNSLETMNLTVNECSQALSGYLVSRSIGEISDSGIKRLVKIDTGLSSLQGLKDLHPFPGRGIAISDIASLSLDCQEPTSLFLLDDKPGMGLDLYKKASSGTIQAVDSILNRVTELQKEYEDRLEIVLLEESGTSIKKSFQNLLMTLFWGLAAATAVLFVLYRTAFIPLITSLSIPVTLVFVFFFMHLLKISLNTLSLMGMVVSVGLIADSILSFWKRSISPKEK
- a CDS encoding HigA family addiction module antitoxin, encoding MNRIPDITPGEILNEEFLIPMSITAYRLSKDTNMPSTRISEILKGRRKITADTALRLSAYFGNSAEFWLGIQDEFDLRVERLKIQDDLKKIPHAVAS